A region from the Thermoplasmatales archaeon genome encodes:
- a CDS encoding putative Fe-S center protein, translating into MANSNSGSPFAIWHGTERVNIDWHPTVDESKCTGCGLCVVTCGEKRNVFGFDLVKNKSVVMFPENCMVGCNNCGVACLWNAISFPDLSYLKEVVERIPAGQIQKEFQKKISDNPSLIAAPSNASVPKQ; encoded by the coding sequence ATGGCAAACAGTAATTCAGGCAGTCCATTTGCAATATGGCATGGAACGGAAAGGGTGAATATAGACTGGCACCCAACAGTAGACGAGAGTAAGTGTACGGGATGTGGCCTCTGCGTGGTAACCTGCGGCGAGAAAAGGAACGTATTTGGCTTTGATCTGGTAAAGAATAAGTCAGTAGTCATGTTTCCCGAGAACTGCATGGTTGGATGTAACAATTGTGGAGTAGCCTGCCTCTGGAATGCAATCTCATTTCCTGATTTATCATACCTCAAAGAAGTGGTGGAGAGAATTCCTGCCGGTCAGATCCAGAAGGAGTTCCAGAAAAAAATATCGGACAATCCTTCCTTGATTGCTGCTCCAAGCAATGCCTCTGTTCCGAAGCAGTAA
- a CDS encoding cytochrome bd-II oxidase subunit 1 has protein sequence MVSIVNFDRFLMGYTLAAHILIVTLSIALSIMVSLTEFMAIRKKDIYYGVIARRLSKALIIFFAVGTASGTVLAVELFSLFPNFMVLIAKVDILPFYYEVFAFFLETICLVIYIYYWDYFKNRYHHWIFSLFVAAGTVLSAVFITMINAFMNTPSGFNIPVYISTGVLTDINPLAAIANSSAFSEISHVVTTTVAAGSFALLAYFAVNYLRSRNPEARKVYTMAINITALVGLITIALAGITGDNAMRELLTMQPLKYAVIELNYFHTMPNAPELLGGILVNGKLAYYISIPGLQSMLAFLSLNSPQAVPGLLSYSNQPWPPLFVHLTFDTMVGGGTLLGLFLLFLLYRLIRRKPLTTRLLLYGMIVSGVLAEIVYDSGWVTDEVGRQPWIIYDNVMTVSQAANTSPSVIPLGIGIIIFYLIVVPFTFYFAARVIGKEAVEKELAKERDVKWYR, from the coding sequence ATGGTATCTATAGTTAATTTCGACAGGTTTCTCATGGGCTACACGCTTGCTGCACACATTCTCATAGTGACCCTGAGCATAGCGCTTTCAATTATGGTATCGCTTACTGAGTTCATGGCGATCAGGAAGAAGGATATCTATTATGGAGTCATAGCAAGGAGACTTTCCAAAGCCCTCATAATATTCTTCGCAGTGGGAACTGCAAGCGGAACGGTACTTGCCGTTGAGCTGTTTTCTCTTTTCCCTAATTTCATGGTTCTCATAGCAAAAGTGGACATCCTGCCGTTTTACTATGAGGTATTTGCATTCTTCCTGGAGACTATCTGTCTCGTCATCTACATTTACTACTGGGATTATTTCAAGAACCGGTACCACCACTGGATATTCTCACTGTTTGTGGCTGCAGGAACAGTTCTGTCTGCAGTCTTCATAACCATGATAAATGCATTTATGAATACCCCTAGCGGTTTCAACATCCCGGTATACATCAGCACAGGGGTTCTCACGGATATTAACCCGCTTGCAGCAATAGCTAACTCATCTGCGTTCAGCGAGATCAGCCACGTTGTCACGACAACGGTCGCAGCTGGATCGTTTGCTTTGCTGGCCTACTTTGCTGTAAATTACTTAAGATCAAGAAATCCCGAAGCGCGGAAAGTATACACCATGGCCATAAACATAACGGCGCTGGTAGGACTCATAACCATTGCCCTTGCCGGTATTACCGGAGACAATGCAATGAGGGAGCTTCTCACAATGCAGCCCTTGAAGTATGCGGTCATCGAGTTGAACTACTTCCATACAATGCCAAATGCTCCCGAGCTTCTTGGCGGTATTCTTGTAAACGGAAAGTTGGCGTACTACATATCTATTCCCGGGCTCCAGAGCATGCTGGCATTCCTGTCCTTAAATTCACCGCAGGCTGTCCCCGGTCTCCTGAGCTATTCCAACCAGCCCTGGCCCCCTCTCTTTGTCCACCTGACCTTTGACACCATGGTCGGCGGAGGAACACTGCTCGGACTGTTCCTCCTCTTTCTTCTTTACAGGCTGATAAGAAGGAAGCCGCTGACAACCAGGCTTCTGTTATATGGGATGATAGTATCAGGTGTCCTTGCAGAGATAGTCTATGATTCCGGCTGGGTTACGGACGAGGTCGGGAGGCAGCCCTGGATCATATATGACAATGTGATGACCGTATCACAGGCTGCCAACACTTCACCTTCAGTTATACCCCTTGGTATCGGGATAATAATATTTTACCTCATAGTAGTGCCATTCACGTTTTACTTTGCCGCCAGGGTTATAGGGAAAGAGGCAGTTGAGAAGGAACTTGCAAAGGAGAGGGATGTCAAATGGTACAGATAA
- a CDS encoding integrase, producing MNGKGYTKGYKTQVNKYLKESFDDRSIENVKELSRIILAGRTQYIRTVARVYLNFLEENEILSGEDADYFRKAIPSRKTSPDGFIPSDEKVREVYSKIESEPMKIAFSILVASGIRIMELVKMLKEFDRNKLIVNGDIAKYPLNYFRGHKKAFYVYMPKKLALSLEKAELNDDTISHYFSELGLAPKYLRKWQYNFLIYQGVPEGVADFIQGRSPESVGSMHYLSKVKQADYWYSLIENKIYTKIMTLS from the coding sequence ATGAACGGCAAGGGTTACACAAAGGGCTATAAGACCCAGGTGAACAAATATTTGAAGGAGAGTTTTGACGATAGGTCCATAGAAAACGTAAAGGAATTATCAAGGATAATATTAGCAGGTAGAACCCAATATATCAGGACCGTAGCCAGAGTTTATCTCAACTTCCTTGAGGAGAATGAAATACTGTCAGGTGAGGATGCTGATTATTTCAGGAAGGCCATACCGTCAAGAAAGACCTCTCCAGACGGTTTCATACCTTCAGATGAGAAGGTCAGGGAAGTATATTCTAAGATCGAAAGTGAGCCTATGAAAATAGCATTCTCAATTCTGGTAGCATCAGGAATACGCATAATGGAACTTGTGAAGATGCTGAAAGAATTTGACAGGAACAAACTCATTGTGAATGGTGATATCGCAAAATATCCTCTGAACTATTTTAGGGGTCACAAGAAGGCATTCTATGTATACATGCCTAAAAAACTGGCCCTATCTCTAGAAAAAGCTGAATTGAACGATGACACAATTTCCCATTACTTCAGTGAGCTTGGACTTGCCCCGAAGTATCTCAGGAAGTGGCAGTACAATTTCCTCATTTATCAAGGAGTACCAGAGGGAGTTGCAGATTTCATCCAAGGAAGATCCCCAGAATCGGTTGGGTCAATGCACTATCTTTCGAAGGTTAAACAGGCAGATTACTGGTATAGCCTCATTGAGAATAAAATATATACAAAAATCATGACACTTTCCTAA
- a CDS encoding ferredoxin III, nif-specific — translation MSGEGTWHGVDRHLVEWYPTVDAQKCDGCGMCLLTCGNDVYRWDFQATRPVVANPGKCVIGCTTCGKLCEKEAIVFPEDPKKFVRNVVIRYKVFPKVKEDLAARLEKFPEHSVSLEEGVIHGKQ, via the coding sequence ATGAGTGGCGAGGGAACTTGGCACGGTGTTGATAGGCATCTTGTTGAATGGTATCCTACCGTGGATGCACAGAAGTGTGACGGGTGCGGAATGTGCCTGCTAACCTGTGGAAATGACGTATATCGGTGGGACTTTCAGGCTACACGGCCCGTTGTAGCGAATCCCGGCAAATGTGTGATTGGATGCACAACATGCGGAAAGCTCTGTGAAAAAGAAGCCATAGTATTTCCTGAGGATCCAAAAAAATTTGTCAGAAACGTAGTTATCAGGTACAAGGTTTTCCCAAAAGTGAAAGAAGACCTTGCTGCAAGGCTTGAGAAATTTCCTGAACACTCCGTTAGTCTGGAGGAGGGGGTTATACATGGCAAACAGTAA
- a CDS encoding Antibiotic biosynthesis monooxygenase: protein MINVGFFYNVLPGKNIEFEKSFEGVIEYLRGNVDGFVSAVLYRDVHKPDEYMIFSEWKDTDSFREFTTSKPFFDTTGAGKSVLASKPRHIILRGSTQ, encoded by the coding sequence ATGATAAACGTGGGATTCTTTTATAATGTCCTTCCAGGCAAGAACATCGAGTTTGAGAAATCTTTTGAAGGAGTGATTGAATATCTGAGGGGAAACGTTGACGGCTTTGTAAGCGCTGTTCTTTACAGGGACGTCCATAAGCCGGATGAATACATGATATTCAGTGAGTGGAAGGATACCGATTCATTCCGTGAATTCACTACCAGCAAACCATTTTTTGACACAACCGGAGCCGGGAAAAGCGTACTGGCTTCAAAGCCAAGGCACATTATACTCAGGGGAAGTACCCAGTGA